In the genome of Nocardioides seonyuensis, one region contains:
- a CDS encoding NADP-dependent isocitrate dehydrogenase, with translation MAKIIYTHTDEAPLLATYSFLPIISAYARTAGVEVETRDISLAGRIISQFPERLTEEQRLDDALAELGDLAKRPEANIIKLPNVSASLPQLKAAIAELQSQGYDLPDYPESPQTDEEREARARYDKVKGSAVNPVLREGNSDRRAPASVKNYARSHPHSMGAWSSDSKTAVATMGARDFASHEKSVVLDSDDTLSIVLVGQDGETVLKDGLAVLAGEVVDATFMSAAALDEFLEAQVARAREEGVLFSAHLKATMMKVSDPIIFGHVVRAFLPEVFTQYGEQLAAAGLSANDGLGAILAGLDKVENGPEIKAAIEQGLSDGPALAMVDSDKGITNLHVPSDVIIDASMPAMIRTSGQMWNAEGKQQDTLAVIPDSSYAGVYAAVIDDCKAHGAFDPSTMGSVSNVGLMAKAAEEYGSHDKTFEIPSAGKVQVRNAAGDVLLEHDVEAGDIWRACQTKDEPIRDWVKLAVTRARATGNPAIFWLDEGRAHDANLITLVRRYLQDSDLVGDTDGLTIEIMAPAEATAYSLERIRRGEDTISVTGNVLRDYNTDLFPILELGTSAKMLSVVPLMNGGGLFETGAGGSAPKHVQQLVKENYLRWDSLGEFFALAASLEHLAGFADNARAKILSDTLDRATETFLNEDRSPGRRLGTIDNRGSHFYLALYWAEELASQTDDAELAAAFASLADTLRANEQKILDELLAVQGQPADIGGYYRPDEEKTNAVMRPSTTLNEALATL, from the coding sequence ATGGCCAAGATCATCTACACCCACACCGACGAGGCACCGCTGCTCGCGACCTACTCGTTCCTGCCGATCATCTCGGCCTACGCCAGGACTGCCGGCGTCGAGGTCGAGACTCGTGACATCTCCCTCGCGGGGCGCATCATCTCCCAGTTCCCCGAGCGGCTCACCGAGGAGCAGCGGCTCGACGACGCTCTCGCCGAGCTCGGTGACCTGGCCAAGCGCCCCGAGGCCAACATCATCAAGCTCCCCAACGTGTCCGCCTCGTTGCCGCAGCTCAAGGCCGCGATCGCCGAGCTGCAGTCCCAGGGCTACGACCTGCCCGACTACCCCGAGAGCCCCCAGACCGACGAGGAGCGCGAGGCCCGCGCCAGGTACGACAAGGTCAAGGGGTCCGCGGTCAACCCGGTGCTGCGCGAGGGCAACTCCGACCGCCGCGCGCCGGCCTCGGTGAAGAACTATGCGCGCTCCCACCCCCACTCCATGGGGGCCTGGAGCAGCGACTCCAAGACCGCGGTGGCGACGATGGGCGCGCGTGACTTCGCCTCCCACGAGAAGTCCGTGGTCCTCGACTCCGACGACACCCTCTCGATCGTGCTCGTGGGTCAGGACGGTGAGACCGTCCTCAAGGACGGGCTCGCGGTGCTCGCCGGCGAGGTCGTCGACGCGACGTTCATGAGCGCCGCCGCCCTCGACGAGTTCCTCGAGGCCCAGGTGGCCCGGGCGAGGGAGGAGGGCGTGCTGTTCTCCGCCCACCTCAAGGCCACGATGATGAAGGTCTCCGACCCGATCATCTTCGGCCACGTCGTGCGCGCCTTCCTGCCCGAGGTCTTCACCCAGTACGGCGAGCAGCTCGCCGCCGCCGGTCTCTCGGCCAACGACGGGCTCGGCGCCATCCTGGCCGGCCTGGACAAGGTGGAGAACGGGCCCGAGATCAAGGCGGCCATCGAGCAGGGCCTGTCCGACGGCCCCGCCCTCGCGATGGTCGACTCCGACAAGGGCATCACCAACCTGCACGTCCCCAGCGACGTGATCATCGACGCCTCCATGCCGGCGATGATCCGCACCTCGGGCCAGATGTGGAACGCCGAGGGCAAGCAGCAGGACACCCTGGCCGTCATCCCCGACTCCTCGTACGCCGGCGTCTACGCGGCCGTGATCGACGACTGCAAGGCACACGGTGCCTTCGACCCGTCCACGATGGGCTCGGTGTCCAACGTCGGCCTGATGGCCAAGGCGGCCGAGGAGTACGGCTCCCACGACAAGACCTTCGAGATCCCCAGCGCCGGCAAGGTGCAGGTCCGCAACGCGGCCGGGGACGTTCTCCTCGAGCACGACGTCGAGGCCGGTGACATATGGCGCGCCTGCCAGACGAAGGACGAGCCGATCCGTGACTGGGTCAAGCTCGCCGTGACCCGGGCCCGCGCCACCGGCAACCCGGCGATCTTCTGGCTGGACGAGGGTCGTGCCCACGACGCCAACCTGATCACGCTGGTGCGGCGCTACCTGCAGGACAGCGACCTGGTCGGGGACACGGACGGCCTGACCATCGAGATCATGGCACCGGCCGAGGCGACGGCCTACAGCCTGGAGCGGATCCGCCGCGGCGAGGACACCATCTCCGTCACCGGCAACGTGCTTCGCGACTACAACACCGACCTGTTCCCGATCCTGGAGCTCGGCACGAGCGCCAAGATGCTCTCCGTGGTGCCGCTGATGAACGGCGGCGGCCTGTTCGAGACCGGCGCCGGCGGCTCCGCCCCCAAGCACGTGCAGCAGCTGGTCAAGGAGAACTACCTGCGCTGGGACAGCCTCGGTGAGTTCTTCGCCCTGGCGGCCTCCCTCGAGCACCTCGCCGGCTTCGCCGACAACGCCCGGGCCAAGATCCTCAGCGACACCCTGGACCGGGCCACCGAGACGTTCCTCAACGAGGACCGCTCGCCGGGCCGCCGGCTGGGCACCATCGACAACCGCGGGTCGCATTTCTACCTCGCGCTCTACTGGGCCGAGGAGCTCGCCTCGCAGACCGACGACGCGGAGCTCGCGGCGGCCTTCGCCAGCCTCGCCGACACGCTCCGTGCCAACGAGCAGAAGATCCTGGACGAGCTCCTCGCAGTGCAGGGCCAGCCGGCTGACATCGGCGGCTACTACCGTCCTGACGAGGAGAAGACCAACGCGGTGATGCGGCCTTCGACCACGCTCAACGAGGCACTTGCCACTCTGTGA
- a CDS encoding DUF3592 domain-containing protein, with translation MLDAVPVVVATVFVLIAIAFVALPVVVIGGIWRTRARLRTWTPTTARLLRVSQSTRGSRDSRHSVLVGHYEYRDHMGATHQGSGDLGDQGMPVGTADPTVQVVYDPMDPERSMVASPATGAVGCLVATLVVFGLVGLMILGGAVVALTMDSPAPSSPSDPVTEWQVPR, from the coding sequence ATGCTCGATGCCGTCCCCGTGGTCGTCGCGACCGTCTTCGTGCTCATCGCGATCGCGTTCGTCGCGCTCCCCGTCGTCGTCATCGGGGGGATCTGGCGCACGAGGGCACGACTCAGGACGTGGACACCGACCACGGCCAGGCTGCTCCGCGTCAGCCAGTCGACACGCGGCAGCAGGGACTCGCGCCACAGCGTCCTCGTCGGGCACTACGAGTACCGCGACCACATGGGGGCGACCCACCAGGGCAGCGGCGACCTCGGCGACCAGGGCATGCCGGTCGGCACCGCCGACCCCACCGTCCAGGTCGTCTACGACCCCATGGACCCGGAGAGGTCGATGGTGGCCAGCCCTGCCACGGGTGCGGTGGGATGCCTGGTCGCCACCTTGGTGGTCTTCGGCCTGGTCGGCCTGATGATCCTGGGCGGGGCCGTCGTCGCCCTCACGATGGACAGCCCCGCGCCGAGCTCACCCAGCGATCCCGTCACAGAGTGGCAAGTGCCTCGTTGA
- a CDS encoding MFS transporter — protein sequence MTTTSTTPTDGSSLGSPHHYRLAILALSMGGFAIGTTEFVSMGLLPQLARAVQVSNPVAGHAISSYAVGVVVGAPLVAFLGSRWPRRGLLMGLMAAFALGNAATALATSYPGLLVARFAAGLPHGAYFGVASLVAASLARPGREGRAVASVMLGLSFANVLGVPAATWLGQTLDWRAAYWLVSVLGLLTLALVALYIPSRPGDRESHWRRELAALGQPQVLLTLLAGAVGFGGMFAVYTYIVPTLTEVGGLSESVAPVFLLAFGLGMIGGTWAAGEMASWSVFRSMFIGGAGQGVLLLAFAWLAPYAWLTLPVLFGITFTGSILVVNLQLRLMHVSGDAQTMGAAMNHASLNIANALGAWLGGLVIAAGLGYRAPGVVGAALALVGVVVLYVSLHLHRTELARAGCDLT from the coding sequence ATGACGACGACCTCGACGACCCCGACCGACGGCTCCTCCCTGGGCTCTCCTCACCACTACCGACTGGCGATCCTGGCACTGTCGATGGGTGGTTTCGCGATCGGCACCACCGAGTTCGTCTCGATGGGGCTGCTGCCCCAGCTCGCGCGTGCCGTGCAGGTCAGCAACCCGGTCGCCGGGCACGCGATCTCGTCGTACGCCGTCGGAGTCGTCGTCGGCGCACCCCTCGTCGCCTTCCTCGGGTCGCGCTGGCCGAGACGAGGGCTGCTCATGGGACTGATGGCCGCCTTCGCGCTCGGCAACGCGGCGACCGCCCTGGCCACGAGCTACCCGGGGCTGCTCGTCGCCAGGTTCGCCGCCGGTCTCCCGCACGGCGCCTACTTCGGTGTCGCCTCGCTCGTCGCGGCCTCGCTGGCGCGGCCCGGTCGCGAGGGGCGCGCGGTCGCCAGCGTGATGCTCGGCCTGTCCTTCGCCAACGTGCTCGGGGTCCCCGCGGCGACCTGGCTGGGTCAGACCCTCGACTGGCGGGCGGCCTACTGGCTGGTCAGCGTGTTGGGGTTGCTCACCCTGGCGCTCGTCGCCCTCTACATCCCCTCACGGCCCGGTGACCGTGAGAGCCACTGGCGCCGCGAGCTGGCGGCCCTGGGACAGCCGCAGGTGCTGCTCACGCTGCTCGCGGGTGCGGTGGGTTTCGGCGGCATGTTCGCCGTCTACACCTACATCGTGCCGACCTTGACCGAGGTCGGTGGGCTGTCCGAGAGTGTGGCGCCGGTGTTCCTCCTCGCCTTCGGGCTCGGGATGATCGGTGGCACGTGGGCCGCCGGCGAGATGGCGTCGTGGTCGGTGTTCCGCTCGATGTTCATCGGCGGTGCCGGACAGGGCGTGCTGCTGCTGGCCTTCGCCTGGCTGGCGCCGTACGCCTGGCTGACCCTGCCGGTGCTCTTCGGCATCACGTTCACCGGCTCGATCCTGGTGGTCAACCTCCAGCTGCGCCTGATGCACGTCTCCGGCGATGCGCAGACGATGGGCGCCGCCATGAACCACGCCTCGCTCAACATCGCCAACGCCCTGGGGGCGTGGCTGGGCGGCCTGGTGATCGCGGCCGGGCTGGGCTACCGCGCGCCGGGCGTGGTGGGAGCCGCCCTCGCGCTGGTGGGGGTGGTGGTGCTCTACGTGTCGCTCCACCTGCACCGCACCGAGCTGGCGCGCGCCGGTTGCGACCTGACCTGA
- a CDS encoding lipase family protein yields the protein MAVTARSRVRTVAALALSLTASMAMGLVAVAPAQAVEEPPRPAFYEAPATLPANNGDVIRSEKMTFLLDPLDTSSLVKQSWRIMYKSTNRAGKAIAVTGTVLVPNSPWVGLGTRPVIGYAPGTQGMADRCAPSRVYSELVEYESIGIEPLLARGYAVAVPDYEGLGTAGIHTYMDRVSQGRATLDVVRAAQRLTGTGLSSSSRVGLQGYSQGGGAAASAAELASTYAPELKIKGAVVGAVPADLQKVAENLDGSLFAAFGFFAVRGITASYGLDSALSMFLNEKGVQALQDVEQDCVFNLFDSAFTKSTELTQDGRSLAEIMKEVPFSMLVSDQQIGNIKPSVPVLVTHSRLDDTIPFAVGKAMAKSWCQKGANVRFSSNIVPTHLGGMVPHVAESLPYWEARFAGLPQFGNCWTL from the coding sequence ATGGCTGTCACCGCAAGAAGCCGTGTCCGCACGGTTGCAGCACTCGCACTGTCGCTCACCGCGTCGATGGCCATGGGCCTCGTCGCCGTGGCGCCGGCACAGGCCGTGGAGGAGCCCCCACGGCCGGCCTTCTACGAGGCGCCGGCCACTCTGCCGGCCAACAACGGCGACGTCATCCGATCGGAGAAGATGACGTTCCTGCTCGACCCGCTCGACACCAGCAGCCTGGTGAAGCAGTCCTGGCGCATCATGTACAAGTCCACCAACCGCGCCGGCAAGGCCATCGCCGTCACCGGGACCGTGCTGGTCCCGAACTCGCCGTGGGTCGGCCTCGGCACCCGCCCGGTCATCGGCTACGCGCCCGGCACCCAGGGCATGGCCGATCGCTGCGCCCCCTCTCGCGTCTACTCCGAGCTCGTCGAGTACGAGTCGATCGGCATCGAGCCGCTCCTCGCGCGTGGCTACGCAGTCGCCGTCCCGGACTACGAGGGCCTCGGCACCGCAGGCATCCACACCTACATGGACCGCGTCTCCCAGGGCCGGGCCACCCTCGACGTCGTGCGTGCCGCGCAGCGGCTGACCGGCACCGGCCTCTCGTCGAGCAGCCGGGTCGGGCTCCAGGGCTACTCACAAGGTGGCGGCGCTGCAGCGTCCGCCGCGGAGCTCGCGTCGACCTACGCACCCGAGCTCAAGATCAAGGGCGCGGTCGTCGGCGCGGTCCCGGCCGACCTCCAGAAGGTCGCCGAGAACCTGGACGGCTCGCTCTTCGCCGCGTTCGGCTTCTTCGCGGTGCGCGGCATCACCGCCAGCTACGGTCTCGACTCGGCGCTCTCGATGTTCCTGAACGAGAAGGGCGTGCAGGCCTTGCAGGACGTCGAGCAGGACTGCGTGTTCAACCTGTTCGACTCCGCCTTCACCAAGTCCACCGAGCTCACCCAGGACGGGCGCTCGCTCGCGGAGATCATGAAGGAAGTGCCGTTCTCGATGCTGGTCTCGGACCAGCAGATCGGCAACATCAAGCCGAGCGTGCCGGTGCTGGTGACGCACTCGAGGCTCGACGACACCATCCCCTTCGCCGTGGGCAAGGCGATGGCGAAGTCCTGGTGCCAGAAGGGCGCCAACGTGCGGTTCTCCAGCAACATCGTGCCGACCCACCTCGGCGGCATGGTCCCGCACGTGGCGGAGTCGCTCCCCTACTGGGAGGCGCGCTTCGCGGGTCTGCCCCAGTTCGGCAACTGCTGGACGCTCTGA
- the trpS gene encoding tryptophan--tRNA ligase encodes MSETFRAAQARSAAVEKLIADDPGSLRMLTGDRPTGALHIGHYFGSIRNRVKLQRSGAEIWQLIADYQVITDREVAGDIRGSVTNLLVDNIAAGLDPEQATIFTHSSVPALNQLMLPFLSLVSVAELQRNPTVKDEARTAGITSIGGLLLTYPVHQAADILFCKANVVPVGRDQLPHIEQTRVIARRFNDRYGHVFPEPDALLSEAPLILGTDGTKMSKSKGNVIELRMSADETAKKIKGAKTDAERHITWDPDHRPEVANLLQVISLCEGTDPEQVAAEIGDGGGGALKARLTDAVNTELAPLRERRNELAADVGYLTSVLAAGNERANQMAEATLAEVRDAMGMDYRTLV; translated from the coding sequence GTGAGTGAGACCTTCCGCGCAGCCCAGGCGCGCAGCGCCGCCGTCGAGAAGCTGATCGCCGACGACCCGGGCTCACTGCGCATGCTGACCGGGGACCGACCCACCGGCGCCCTTCACATCGGCCACTACTTCGGCTCGATCCGCAACCGCGTCAAGCTCCAGCGCAGTGGTGCAGAGATCTGGCAGCTCATCGCCGACTACCAGGTCATCACCGACCGCGAGGTGGCCGGCGACATCAGGGGCAGCGTCACCAACCTGCTCGTCGACAACATCGCGGCGGGCCTGGACCCCGAGCAGGCCACGATCTTCACCCATTCCTCCGTCCCGGCGCTCAACCAGCTCATGCTGCCCTTCCTCAGCCTGGTGAGCGTCGCCGAGCTCCAGCGCAACCCCACCGTCAAGGACGAGGCCCGGACGGCGGGCATCACCTCCATCGGAGGGCTGCTCCTCACCTACCCCGTCCACCAGGCGGCCGACATCTTGTTCTGCAAGGCCAACGTCGTCCCGGTGGGCCGCGACCAGCTCCCCCACATCGAGCAGACCCGCGTCATCGCGAGGCGCTTCAACGACCGCTACGGCCACGTGTTCCCCGAGCCCGATGCCCTGCTGTCGGAGGCCCCGCTGATCCTCGGGACCGACGGCACCAAGATGAGCAAGTCCAAGGGCAACGTCATCGAGCTGCGGATGAGCGCCGACGAGACCGCCAAGAAGATCAAGGGCGCCAAGACCGACGCCGAGCGCCACATCACCTGGGATCCCGACCACCGCCCCGAGGTCGCCAACCTCCTGCAGGTGATCTCCCTCTGCGAGGGCACCGACCCCGAGCAGGTCGCGGCAGAGATCGGCGACGGTGGCGGCGGTGCCCTCAAGGCGCGCCTGACCGACGCGGTCAACACCGAGCTGGCACCGCTGCGTGAGCGGCGCAACGAGCTGGCGGCCGACGTCGGCTACCTCACGAGCGTGCTCGCTGCCGGCAACGAGCGAGCCAACCAGATGGCGGAGGCCACCCTCGCCGAGGTGCGTGACGCGATGGGCATGGACTACCGGACACTTGTGTAA
- a CDS encoding 2'-5' RNA ligase family protein, whose protein sequence is MLTIGVAIAIPEPWATQLQDYRTSIGDHTAQHIPTHITLVPPVDVAEEDLAALQEHLEATAATRRPFRIHLRGTGTFRPVSPVVFVSVVEGISECEQLAEVVRSGPLAVDLAFPYHPHVTIAHHLDDATLDRAFAELSAFDCQFEAESFALYLHEQEEGWRPERTFELGRR, encoded by the coding sequence GTGCTGACCATCGGAGTGGCGATCGCGATTCCGGAGCCGTGGGCGACGCAGCTCCAGGACTACCGCACCTCCATCGGCGACCACACGGCCCAGCACATCCCCACCCACATAACCCTCGTGCCACCCGTCGACGTGGCGGAGGAGGACCTCGCGGCACTCCAGGAGCACCTGGAGGCGACCGCCGCGACCCGCCGTCCCTTCCGGATCCACCTGCGCGGCACCGGGACGTTCCGGCCGGTCTCCCCGGTGGTGTTCGTCAGCGTGGTGGAGGGCATCTCCGAGTGCGAGCAGCTGGCCGAGGTGGTCCGCAGCGGCCCGCTGGCGGTGGACCTGGCGTTCCCCTACCACCCGCACGTCACCATCGCCCACCACCTCGACGACGCGACGCTGGACCGCGCGTTCGCGGAGCTGAGCGCCTTCGACTGCCAGTTCGAGGCAGAGTCCTTCGCGCTCTACCTCCACGAGCAGGAGGAGGGGTGGCGGCCCGAGCGCACCTTCGAGCTGGGACGCCGGTGA
- a CDS encoding YihY/virulence factor BrkB family protein → MNPFTARLQRARERRPLLDHVVRTFEHYGKVNGSALAAAVTYFAFLSFFPILALAFAVIGLVSRAYPRAEEDLVEALDQVLPGLVGGDNGLQLSTFQENAPGILSIGILLALYSGLGWLSGMRTALVAVFEEPSREQPGFVVGKLRDVLALLTLGSVLLVSVAVSGVATKVAEPLLDLVGLDAGAEPLLWILALVLGLGASTLLFFAFFKLLATPDVPTRSLWSGAALGAVAFEVLKQLSTVLLQATREQPAVQAFGIALVLVVWINYFSRVIVLAASWAHTTAASRARRAADARVGAAPVEGPSTDLEVLATDEATEPSYPPSRSVPAAFGAGAAAMLALVTVLRRRRP, encoded by the coding sequence GTGAACCCCTTCACGGCACGGCTCCAGCGGGCACGCGAGCGCCGGCCGCTGCTCGACCACGTGGTGCGCACCTTCGAGCACTACGGCAAGGTCAACGGCAGCGCCCTTGCCGCCGCCGTCACCTACTTCGCGTTCTTGTCGTTCTTCCCGATCCTGGCGCTCGCCTTCGCCGTCATCGGCCTGGTCTCGCGGGCCTACCCGCGCGCGGAGGAGGACCTCGTCGAGGCGCTCGACCAGGTGCTTCCCGGTCTCGTCGGCGGTGACAACGGGCTGCAGCTCTCGACGTTCCAGGAGAACGCGCCGGGCATCCTGAGCATCGGGATCCTGCTCGCGCTCTACTCGGGCCTGGGCTGGCTCTCAGGGATGCGCACCGCCCTGGTGGCGGTCTTCGAGGAACCCTCGCGCGAGCAGCCGGGGTTCGTCGTCGGGAAGCTGCGCGACGTGCTCGCGCTCCTCACCCTCGGCTCGGTGCTGCTCGTCAGCGTGGCCGTCTCCGGTGTTGCCACCAAGGTCGCCGAGCCGCTCCTCGACCTCGTCGGCCTCGACGCGGGGGCAGAGCCGCTCCTGTGGATCCTGGCACTGGTGCTGGGGCTCGGCGCCAGCACGCTGCTCTTCTTCGCCTTCTTCAAGCTGCTGGCGACCCCCGACGTGCCCACCCGCTCGCTGTGGTCCGGCGCCGCCCTCGGTGCTGTTGCCTTCGAGGTCCTCAAGCAGCTCTCGACGGTGCTCCTTCAGGCGACCCGGGAGCAGCCGGCCGTGCAGGCGTTCGGCATCGCCCTGGTGCTCGTGGTGTGGATCAACTACTTCTCCCGCGTGATCGTCCTGGCCGCCTCCTGGGCCCACACCACGGCAGCGTCCCGTGCCCGACGGGCGGCCGACGCGCGGGTCGGGGCCGCGCCCGTGGAGGGCCCCAGCACGGACCTCGAGGTGCTGGCGACCGACGAGGCGACTGAGCCGTCGTACCCCCCGTCGAGGTCGGTGCCCGCCGCGTTCGGCGCCGGCGCCGCGGCGATGCTCGCCCTCGTCACGGTCCTGCGGAGACGTCGGCCCTGA
- a CDS encoding long-chain-fatty-acid--CoA ligase, with protein MANLASLLESSAEKYPDRDALVLGPLRLSYALVDGLANQVANLLTARGIEPGDKVALSCPNLPHFAVAYYGILKTGATVVPLNVLLKGREVAYHLEDSDAKAYVCFEGTADLPIGQEGHAGFEAAPDCEHFFVLTVDLGAESPIEGTEALGRAIADQPTTYDTVETADDDTAVILYTSGTTGQPKGAELMHSNMRSNALVCQELFDTDPDKQETLLCVLPLFHSFGQTVIMNGGFAIGGTVVMQPRFEPIGALGLMRDEGVTIFAGVPTMYWGLLGALEDSGVQPEEIRRSLRVAMAGGSALPVEVHKEFEKRFGVVILEGYGLSETSPVASFSKLGEPARPGSIGVPIPGVEMKLIDPQPGVREDLADEPGTIGEIAIKGPNIMKGYYGRPDATAEAVVDGWFRSGDLARKDEDGWYYIVDRSKDMIIRGGYNVYPREIEEVLLTHPDVSLCAVIGVPHDSHGEEVKAVVIRNPGSKLTEDELVAWTKDQMAAYKYPRIVEFRDQLPMTATGKILKRELS; from the coding sequence ATGGCCAACCTTGCCAGCCTGCTCGAGAGCTCTGCCGAGAAGTACCCCGACCGCGACGCACTGGTGCTGGGTCCGCTGCGCCTGAGCTACGCCCTCGTCGACGGGTTGGCCAACCAGGTCGCCAACCTGCTGACGGCACGCGGCATCGAGCCCGGGGACAAGGTCGCGCTGAGCTGCCCCAACCTGCCCCACTTCGCGGTCGCCTACTACGGCATCCTCAAGACCGGGGCGACCGTGGTGCCCCTCAACGTGCTGCTCAAGGGCCGCGAGGTGGCCTACCACCTCGAGGACTCCGACGCGAAGGCCTACGTGTGCTTCGAGGGCACCGCTGACCTGCCGATCGGCCAGGAGGGCCACGCGGGCTTCGAGGCTGCTCCGGACTGCGAGCACTTCTTCGTCCTCACCGTCGACCTCGGCGCCGAGTCCCCGATCGAGGGCACCGAGGCGCTCGGCCGGGCGATCGCCGACCAGCCCACGACGTACGACACCGTGGAGACGGCCGACGACGACACCGCCGTGATCCTCTACACCTCCGGCACCACCGGCCAGCCCAAGGGCGCCGAGCTCATGCACAGCAACATGCGCTCCAACGCCCTGGTGTGCCAGGAGCTCTTCGACACCGACCCGGACAAGCAGGAGACGCTCCTGTGCGTCCTGCCGCTCTTCCACTCGTTCGGGCAGACCGTGATCATGAACGGCGGCTTCGCCATCGGGGGCACGGTCGTGATGCAGCCCCGGTTCGAGCCCATCGGCGCGCTGGGCCTGATGCGCGACGAGGGCGTCACCATCTTCGCCGGCGTGCCCACGATGTACTGGGGCCTGCTCGGCGCGCTCGAGGACAGTGGCGTGCAGCCGGAGGAGATCCGGAGGAGCCTGCGGGTCGCGATGGCCGGCGGCTCGGCACTGCCGGTCGAGGTGCACAAGGAGTTCGAGAAGCGCTTCGGCGTGGTCATCCTCGAGGGCTACGGGCTCTCGGAGACCTCGCCCGTCGCCTCGTTCTCCAAGCTGGGGGAGCCGGCACGGCCGGGTTCGATCGGTGTGCCGATCCCGGGGGTGGAGATGAAGCTCATCGACCCCCAGCCCGGTGTGCGCGAGGACCTCGCGGACGAGCCCGGCACGATCGGCGAGATCGCCATCAAGGGCCCCAACATCATGAAGGGCTACTACGGACGCCCCGACGCCACGGCCGAGGCAGTGGTCGACGGCTGGTTCCGCTCCGGCGACCTCGCCCGCAAGGACGAGGACGGGTGGTACTACATCGTCGACCGGTCCAAGGACATGATCATCCGCGGCGGCTACAACGTCTACCCGCGCGAGATCGAGGAAGTCCTGCTGACGCACCCGGACGTGAGCCTGTGCGCCGTCATCGGGGTGCCCCACGACAGCCACGGCGAGGAGGTCAAGGCCGTCGTCATCCGCAACCCCGGCTCGAAGCTCACCGAGGACGAGCTCGTCGCCTGGACGAAGGACCAGATGGCCGCCTACAAGTACCCCCGGATCGTGGAGTTCCGCGACCAGCTGCCGATGACCGCGACCGGCAAGATCCTCAAGCGCGAGCTCTCCTGA
- a CDS encoding succinate dehydrogenase/fumarate reductase iron-sulfur subunit, with product MKLTLNIWRQADQASKGAMQKYDLDGVSEDMSFLEMLDLLNENLNEQGEDPVAFDSDCREGICGTCSLMINGQAHGPEVTTTCQLHMRSFSDGDTITVEPWRADPFPVLKDLVVDRSAFDRIIQAGGYISVNTGSAPEANNLPVEKAKADRAFDVATCIGCGACVAACPNGSASLFLGAKITHLGELPQGQPERDTRVVSMVAQHDHEGFGGCTNIGECTAACPKEIPLDVISQLNKDLRTAIRHGH from the coding sequence GTGAAGCTCACCCTCAACATCTGGCGCCAGGCCGACCAGGCCAGCAAGGGCGCGATGCAGAAGTACGACCTCGACGGCGTCTCCGAGGACATGTCGTTCCTCGAGATGCTCGACCTGCTCAACGAGAACCTCAACGAGCAGGGCGAGGACCCGGTCGCCTTCGACTCCGACTGCCGCGAGGGCATCTGCGGCACGTGCAGCCTGATGATCAACGGGCAGGCGCACGGGCCGGAGGTCACCACCACCTGTCAGCTGCACATGCGGTCCTTCTCCGACGGCGACACCATCACCGTCGAGCCGTGGCGCGCCGACCCGTTCCCGGTGCTGAAGGACCTCGTCGTCGACCGCTCGGCCTTCGACCGGATCATCCAGGCCGGCGGCTACATCTCGGTCAACACCGGCTCCGCCCCCGAGGCCAACAACCTCCCGGTCGAGAAGGCCAAGGCCGACCGCGCCTTCGACGTCGCCACCTGCATCGGCTGCGGCGCCTGCGTGGCCGCCTGCCCCAACGGCTCGGCCTCGCTGTTCCTGGGCGCCAAGATCACCCACCTCGGCGAGCTGCCCCAGGGCCAGCCCGAGCGTGACACGCGCGTGGTGAGCATGGTCGCCCAGCACGACCACGAGGGCTTCGGCGGCTGCACCAACATCGGTGAGTGCACCGCTGCCTGTCCCAAGGAGATCCCGCTCGACGTGATCAGCCAGCTCAACAAGGACCTGCGCACGGCCATCCGCCACGGCCACTGA